From a region of the Bermanella marisrubri genome:
- a CDS encoding pyridoxal phosphate-dependent decarboxylase family protein encodes MLEVTEDLLAASHPINHSVPSSDLSFLFNQKNLSEYRHSIENGLRLIEATIQDKQQPFSGKTPRELAQVFASINLDETLNGTAEALQELTSVYLDDAIYFHHPKYVAHLNCPIVYPAILAELFISSINTSVDTWDQSAGGTLIEQAMIDWTIERIGFAQSADGIFTSGGTQSNLMALLLARDHYCEKQLNGWSIKHQGLPACASRFRIFTSKLSHFSVQKSAALLGLGYDAVVAVDHDEHYQMDMDSLKEAINACKLAGDIPIAIVATMGTTDFGSIDPIHEIHYLCEKEDLWLHADAAYGCGLLVSNKHSHKLTGISLAHSVTVDYHKSFYQPVSCGAFFTRRPECLAYVSYHADYLNPRSATLEGTPNLVNKSLQTTRRFDALKLWLTLRIMGAKALGAMFDDVIELAQHCHKLMKSDGNIDVLTQPAISTLVFRFHPAHSSVKPRKTDDVFLNDCNEHIRKALFKKGEAVIAGTKVDGKSYLKFTLLNPETSLSDIESIIDMIKHEGNEYINRIQSTSLSTSTLVRQTQEAEQEK; translated from the coding sequence ATGTTAGAAGTAACCGAAGACCTTCTGGCAGCATCTCACCCCATCAATCACTCTGTACCGTCATCAGACTTAAGCTTTTTATTTAATCAAAAAAATCTTAGCGAATATCGCCATAGTATTGAAAACGGACTGCGGCTGATTGAGGCCACTATTCAAGACAAGCAACAGCCATTCTCAGGGAAAACACCAAGGGAATTAGCTCAAGTTTTTGCCTCTATTAATTTAGATGAAACGTTAAACGGTACCGCAGAAGCATTGCAGGAATTGACGTCCGTTTATCTAGACGATGCCATATATTTTCATCACCCAAAATACGTTGCACATTTAAATTGTCCAATTGTGTACCCAGCAATTTTGGCCGAGTTATTTATTAGCTCAATTAATACATCTGTGGACACTTGGGACCAGAGCGCAGGTGGCACATTAATCGAACAGGCTATGATTGATTGGACCATAGAACGCATTGGCTTTGCGCAATCTGCGGATGGTATTTTCACGAGTGGCGGAACCCAGTCTAATCTCATGGCATTATTGTTGGCGCGCGATCACTATTGCGAAAAACAATTAAATGGTTGGTCGATAAAACATCAGGGATTACCTGCCTGTGCCTCTCGCTTCCGTATTTTTACTTCTAAACTCAGCCACTTCAGCGTACAAAAATCAGCAGCATTATTAGGCTTAGGTTACGACGCTGTCGTTGCAGTCGATCATGACGAACACTATCAAATGGATATGGATTCATTGAAAGAGGCGATCAACGCGTGCAAGCTCGCCGGAGATATTCCTATTGCCATAGTAGCTACCATGGGTACGACAGATTTCGGTAGTATCGATCCAATACATGAAATCCATTATCTCTGCGAAAAGGAAGACCTTTGGCTCCATGCCGACGCCGCATACGGGTGCGGTTTATTAGTTTCGAATAAGCATTCACACAAATTAACCGGTATCTCTCTGGCTCACTCCGTTACTGTGGATTACCATAAATCGTTTTATCAACCAGTCAGCTGTGGCGCTTTCTTCACTCGCCGACCGGAATGCTTAGCCTATGTCTCATACCATGCCGATTATTTAAATCCACGCAGTGCCACGTTGGAAGGCACCCCTAACCTCGTGAATAAAAGCTTGCAAACAACGCGACGTTTTGACGCTCTTAAACTTTGGCTTACCTTGCGCATCATGGGAGCAAAAGCTTTAGGGGCTATGTTTGACGACGTTATAGAGCTTGCGCAACATTGTCATAAATTAATGAAAAGTGATGGCAATATTGATGTGCTGACTCAGCCAGCTATCAGCACACTCGTTTTTCGTTTTCATCCTGCCCATAGCAGTGTCAAACCGCGCAAAACCGATGATGTTTTTCTAAATGACTGTAATGAACACATTCGAAAAGCCCTATTTAAAAAAGGCGAAGCCGTTATTGCAGGCACTAAAGTTGATGGTAAAAGCTATCTAAAATTCACGCTATTGAATCCAGAAACAAGCCTTAGCGATATTGAATCCATCATTGACATGATCAAGCATGAAGGCAATGAATACATCAACCGCATTCAGTCTACATCGCTTTCAACTTCAACTTTAGTACGCCAAACCCAAGAAGCGGAACAAGAAAAATAA
- a CDS encoding lysine N(6)-hydroxylase/L-ornithine N(5)-oxygenase family protein, which yields MTNNIFDFIAIGLGPFNLGLACLTNDIDDLNGLFLEQKNEFNWHPDMMLESAHLQTPFMSDLVTLADPTHELSFLNYAKQTGRLYSFYIRENFFLMRREYNQYCRWAIDKLNHVRFNHRVETIEYNESDSLYCISVSEVDSKQNIVNSKQLYTKKLVLGTGPSPWLPEAAKSLETSSLSLHSSQYLQQKSKLQQQASITIIGSGQSAAEIYYDLLQDIDTFGYELNWVTRSPRFFPLEYSKLTLEMTSPEYVDYFYNLPSDKRDELIATQKHLYKGINTDLINDIYDLLYIKRLNSDFTTRLLTNSTLKTCRAMKEAVELGFTQDEQDKDYTLTSEGIVFATGYAYQPPQFLQSISEHIQWDNKGRFAVNRNYSIDHNADSIFIQNAELHTHGFVSPDLGMACYRNSYIIKELLGYEYYPIEKRIAFQDFSAPVNESVEDMAVLTS from the coding sequence ATGACGAACAATATATTTGACTTCATTGCCATAGGTTTAGGCCCATTTAATTTAGGATTGGCCTGTTTAACCAATGATATCGACGACTTAAACGGTCTGTTTCTAGAACAGAAAAACGAGTTTAATTGGCACCCAGACATGATGCTAGAAAGTGCACATCTGCAAACGCCTTTCATGTCAGATTTGGTCACCCTCGCCGACCCAACCCATGAACTAAGCTTCTTGAATTATGCGAAGCAAACAGGGCGACTTTATAGCTTTTACATTCGTGAGAATTTCTTTCTAATGCGCCGCGAGTACAATCAATACTGTCGTTGGGCCATTGATAAACTCAATCATGTTCGTTTCAATCATCGAGTTGAAACTATCGAGTATAACGAGTCGGATTCACTTTACTGTATATCTGTCAGCGAGGTTGATAGCAAACAGAATATAGTTAATAGCAAACAACTTTATACTAAAAAACTGGTATTAGGTACGGGACCATCCCCCTGGTTACCTGAAGCGGCAAAGTCTCTGGAGACTTCCAGTCTTTCGTTACACTCTAGCCAATACTTACAACAGAAATCCAAATTACAGCAGCAGGCGAGTATCACGATAATCGGTAGTGGGCAAAGCGCTGCTGAGATCTACTATGATTTGCTACAAGACATTGATACTTTTGGTTATGAATTAAATTGGGTTACACGCTCGCCTAGATTTTTCCCACTGGAATACAGCAAGTTAACACTAGAAATGACATCACCAGAATATGTAGATTACTTCTACAACTTGCCTTCTGACAAACGTGACGAACTCATTGCTACACAAAAGCATCTTTACAAAGGTATCAATACTGACTTAATCAATGACATCTATGACCTGCTTTATATCAAGCGTCTTAATAGTGATTTCACCACTCGACTGTTGACCAATTCTACCCTAAAAACATGTCGGGCAATGAAAGAGGCGGTAGAACTCGGTTTTACTCAAGATGAACAAGATAAAGATTATACGCTTACCAGCGAAGGTATCGTTTTTGCCACAGGCTATGCCTATCAACCTCCTCAATTTTTGCAATCCATTTCAGAGCATATTCAATGGGATAATAAAGGACGATTTGCAGTCAATCGCAATTACAGTATTGACCATAACGCGGACAGCATCTTTATACAAAATGCTGAACTACATACCCATGGTTTCGTTTCACCTGATTTAGGTATGGCGTGCTATCGAAATAGTTACATTATCAAAGAGCTATTGGGTTACGAATACTACCCCATCGAAAAGCGCATCGCTTTTCAAGACTTTTCAGCCCCCGTCAATGAATCTGTAGAAGATATGGCAGTGTTAACATCATGA
- a CDS encoding MFS transporter, whose translation MKLKHALILLTLVSVVADTMLLPFYPQFFKEAFNYVSAQHVGYYIAACCITVMCAFPLWARLARYINELHLWVYTQIIAGCLGIACFYSSSLLEFWIVSQGMLVFKASYLLIYPYVMRLEENDQHLGIVGLFAVLMHFGAIGGAVLGGFTLEFLNAKDLYLIMAASDGLQVLVCLYLIIRYKTPFKQVKSIEKQHEVQSGDSIFGFTPTIFSVGVLTLLFYFSAFLIRPFFTQFWQSIQTNPWLASELISSFVYAIPAWIAVIGLWINHKNTSCKTHPRIIAESLVIGMLGLFIQAQPDSIAVILGRIIFAWALFQVSVRLEIILFENSRPERYGEDFSKVHFMQNIGIIISSFTVGNLVHGLGIQWAFYLAILGFALTLIFLLLYFRSNMSNPTSLHQSIENG comes from the coding sequence ATGAAACTCAAACATGCCTTAATTCTATTAACATTAGTATCGGTAGTAGCAGACACCATGTTGCTACCGTTTTACCCACAGTTTTTTAAAGAAGCTTTTAACTATGTTTCTGCTCAGCATGTGGGCTACTACATCGCAGCGTGCTGCATTACCGTTATGTGTGCATTTCCCTTATGGGCACGCTTAGCACGTTACATAAACGAGCTTCACTTGTGGGTTTATACACAAATCATAGCGGGATGCTTGGGGATCGCTTGCTTTTATAGTAGTTCGCTTTTGGAGTTCTGGATTGTGTCACAGGGGATGCTTGTATTCAAAGCCAGTTATTTATTGATCTATCCCTATGTCATGCGATTAGAAGAGAATGACCAACACCTTGGTATTGTGGGTTTATTCGCTGTACTTATGCATTTTGGTGCCATTGGCGGTGCTGTATTGGGTGGATTTACGCTGGAGTTTTTAAACGCCAAAGATCTTTATCTCATCATGGCTGCTAGTGATGGTTTACAGGTATTGGTATGTCTTTATTTGATTATTCGGTATAAGACACCCTTTAAGCAAGTTAAATCAATAGAAAAACAACATGAAGTTCAATCAGGTGATTCTATTTTTGGCTTCACTCCAACCATTTTTTCCGTTGGCGTATTAACTTTATTATTTTATTTCAGTGCGTTTTTAATTCGTCCCTTCTTCACTCAATTTTGGCAAAGTATACAAACAAATCCCTGGCTTGCCAGCGAGTTAATAAGCAGTTTTGTATACGCTATTCCAGCTTGGATTGCGGTAATTGGTCTATGGATAAACCACAAGAACACATCATGTAAAACGCATCCACGCATTATCGCTGAATCGCTTGTAATAGGAATGCTTGGTTTATTTATTCAGGCTCAGCCTGATTCCATCGCGGTAATTCTTGGCCGTATCATTTTCGCATGGGCGCTTTTCCAAGTGAGTGTTCGTTTAGAAATTATATTATTCGAAAATAGTCGACCCGAAAGGTATGGCGAGGACTTTAGTAAAGTTCATTTCATGCAAAACATCGGAATTATTATTTCATCATTCACAGTCGGAAACCTGGTACATGGCTTGGGTATTCAATGGGCTTTCTATCTCGCAATCCTAGGATTCGCACTTACATTAATATTTTTACTGCTCTATTTCAGATCAAATATGAGTAACCCAACATCTTTGCATCAATCCATTGAAAACGGTTAG
- a CDS encoding GNAT family N-acetyltransferase: MLTHLKNSYMLTTELGDIELKPFDLEKNIDTLFGWTSQAYAKFWGHLDSSIEVLKADYEQLIGSGHTQCYLGYVNQNVQFFLEIYDPKHDDIGKHYDACLGDIGLHILIAPADRPIHGFTQHIFSVCMDFLFSHEEVKRVVVEPDVNNEKIHRINQRAGFIHERIVDLGHKQAFLGFCTKTDFERARLISNMPLNHKANELSAFDAVESLDKTSWHTVNRQHIQKAISELAHERLINPKRIHDKGDNHYVLVSDLGDIEYRFCATVMNLNHWLIDQNSIEKWMDGSLQDLDAIQFVVEFQQSMGIAESMLPTYLEEISSSLCGRAYKLKHKAIPCEALLEADFQLIETSMNEGHPSFIANNGRIGFDAIDFRRYAPEAANPVKLIWIAANQSNADFASISELDYETLLETEFDAATLQKFDRLLSQQGKSLSDTILIPVHPWQWFNKLSHIYAADIARGDIICLGYSDDAYQAQQSIRTFYNVSHPHKHYVKTALSIVNMGFVRGLSSYYMRTTPAINEWLHETLSKDPYIQKTGFTILRELAAVGYRNPHFEQANVGQSPYKKMLAGLWRESPSAMITPQQQLATMASLLHIDHNGDAYLLALIKASGLNIDDWLSQYFKAYLTPILHCFYAHEIVFMPHGENIILTLENHVPVHAFMKDIGEEVCLLNSDKNVPDDVARIHVSMPESMELLSVFTDIFDGFFRYLSAILLEKANYSEHTFWRKVSDCIHDYQSSQPQLSQRFAQHDIFQKTFSHSCLNRLQLRNNQQMVDLSDPANSLAFAGTLDNPVAPFVKDQRTESNQSDMVMSN, encoded by the coding sequence ATGTTAACGCATTTGAAAAATAGCTATATGCTCACTACTGAACTGGGCGATATTGAACTTAAGCCATTCGATCTTGAAAAAAATATCGACACTTTGTTTGGTTGGACTAGCCAAGCATACGCTAAGTTTTGGGGGCATCTTGATTCATCAATAGAAGTCCTTAAGGCAGACTATGAGCAACTCATTGGCAGTGGGCATACGCAATGCTACCTTGGTTATGTCAACCAAAATGTTCAATTCTTTCTAGAAATATATGATCCGAAGCATGACGATATTGGAAAGCATTACGATGCATGTCTTGGTGATATTGGACTACATATATTAATAGCCCCTGCTGATCGACCTATCCACGGTTTTACCCAGCATATCTTTTCAGTCTGCATGGACTTTCTATTTAGCCATGAAGAAGTGAAGCGTGTGGTTGTAGAGCCCGATGTTAATAATGAGAAAATACATAGGATTAATCAACGGGCTGGCTTTATTCATGAACGTATTGTTGACCTTGGACACAAGCAGGCATTTTTAGGATTTTGCACCAAAACAGATTTTGAACGAGCACGACTCATATCCAATATGCCTCTAAATCACAAGGCGAATGAACTTTCCGCATTCGATGCAGTAGAGAGTCTAGATAAAACCAGTTGGCACACCGTTAACCGCCAACATATCCAGAAAGCAATCAGTGAGCTCGCTCACGAAAGGCTGATTAATCCAAAACGAATTCATGATAAAGGTGATAATCACTATGTCTTAGTCAGTGACTTAGGCGATATAGAATACCGATTTTGCGCGACCGTAATGAATCTCAATCATTGGTTAATTGATCAAAACAGTATTGAAAAATGGATGGATGGCTCTCTACAAGATCTAGATGCGATTCAGTTCGTTGTCGAATTCCAACAAAGCATGGGAATCGCAGAATCCATGCTACCTACCTACCTAGAAGAAATCAGTAGCAGCCTATGTGGACGGGCTTATAAGTTAAAACATAAGGCGATACCTTGCGAGGCACTGCTAGAGGCCGACTTTCAATTAATCGAGACCTCCATGAATGAAGGTCACCCTTCTTTTATTGCCAATAATGGTCGCATTGGATTTGATGCAATTGATTTCAGACGTTATGCACCAGAAGCCGCAAACCCAGTTAAATTAATTTGGATTGCAGCCAATCAGTCCAACGCGGACTTTGCTTCAATTAGTGAACTTGACTATGAAACACTGTTAGAAACAGAATTTGATGCAGCGACACTTCAAAAATTCGATCGACTTTTATCTCAACAAGGAAAAAGTCTAAGCGATACCATACTTATCCCGGTTCATCCTTGGCAATGGTTCAATAAGCTTAGCCATATCTATGCCGCTGACATCGCACGGGGTGACATTATTTGCTTAGGTTATAGTGATGACGCCTATCAAGCGCAGCAGTCGATTCGTACATTTTATAATGTTAGCCATCCGCATAAGCATTATGTAAAAACGGCCTTATCTATTGTCAATATGGGTTTTGTTCGAGGTCTTTCGTCTTATTACATGCGCACCACACCTGCGATTAACGAGTGGCTACATGAAACATTAAGCAAAGATCCTTATATCCAGAAAACCGGCTTCACTATTTTAAGAGAATTGGCTGCCGTAGGTTATCGCAACCCACACTTTGAACAAGCCAATGTTGGGCAAAGTCCGTATAAAAAGATGCTGGCTGGTTTATGGAGAGAAAGCCCATCAGCAATGATCACGCCTCAGCAACAGTTAGCCACTATGGCGTCTTTACTCCATATTGATCACAATGGTGATGCATATTTACTAGCATTAATCAAAGCGTCTGGTCTGAATATCGATGATTGGCTAAGTCAATATTTTAAAGCCTATTTGACGCCAATTTTACATTGTTTTTATGCTCACGAAATTGTCTTCATGCCCCATGGCGAGAACATCATATTAACGCTTGAAAACCATGTACCAGTTCATGCTTTCATGAAGGACATAGGCGAAGAAGTCTGTCTGCTTAATAGCGATAAAAACGTTCCAGATGATGTGGCCCGCATTCATGTAAGCATGCCAGAGAGCATGGAATTACTATCAGTATTCACTGACATATTTGATGGTTTTTTCCGTTATTTAAGCGCGATCTTACTAGAAAAAGCGAATTACTCTGAGCACACATTTTGGCGAAAAGTCAGTGATTGCATTCATGACTATCAATCTAGTCAGCCACAACTATCTCAGCGTTTCGCACAACACGATATATTCCAAAAGACCTTTTCCCATTCATGCTTAAATCGTTTGCAACTGCGCAATAATCAACAAATGGTGGATCTTAGCGACCCTGCTAATAGCCTTGCGTTTGCTGGTACACTTGATAACCCTGTTGCGCCATTCGTAAAAGACCAACGTACTGAATCCAATCAATCAGACATGGTTATGAGCAATTAA
- a CDS encoding (2Fe-2S)-binding protein encodes MKDFDCLHDAIIPFHDVEHCFSVNNANACQHQVTQLCTQVKNYYHTSSDLYGQYRLWTLLYWQPVYIALSAVHLNHGLVDVTHIQQVRHDHQVYGYKKHSLRLTQEYAYTSQLIAKQSDNLTFYLNQMFSLLKVHHTYKKKLCMNLVVDTTAMGLLALFKRGGHCQTQIQAYLRLWLSHLGLKEQANRAEQILVSNSKTGLQLIRNTCCFYYLVDSQDVCASCPRPNRQNPPRFNNTIFTTDNGRPYGTAS; translated from the coding sequence ATGAAGGATTTTGATTGCTTACATGATGCAATTATTCCATTTCATGATGTTGAGCATTGCTTTAGCGTAAACAACGCTAATGCATGCCAGCATCAAGTTACTCAGCTTTGCACGCAAGTAAAGAATTATTATCACACTAGTAGTGACCTTTATGGCCAATACCGGTTATGGACACTTTTGTATTGGCAGCCTGTTTATATCGCCCTCAGTGCGGTACATCTTAATCATGGATTAGTTGATGTAACTCATATTCAGCAAGTGCGCCATGACCATCAAGTTTATGGGTATAAAAAACATAGCCTAAGGCTAACGCAAGAGTATGCATACACCAGTCAATTGATTGCTAAGCAGAGTGATAATTTAACGTTTTACTTAAATCAAATGTTTTCATTGCTGAAAGTTCACCATACCTACAAGAAAAAGCTTTGCATGAATCTCGTAGTAGATACGACTGCAATGGGACTATTGGCTTTGTTTAAACGAGGAGGTCATTGCCAGACACAGATTCAAGCCTATCTACGCTTATGGTTAAGTCATCTCGGCTTGAAAGAACAGGCTAATCGAGCAGAGCAAATACTTGTATCAAATTCAAAGACAGGCCTGCAACTGATACGTAACACCTGCTGCTTTTATTATTTAGTGGACAGTCAAGATGTGTGCGCATCTTGCCCTCGGCCGAACAGGCAAAATCCCCCCCGTTTTAATAACACCATCTTCACTACAGACAATGGACGACCTTATGGAACCGCTAGCTAG
- a CDS encoding heparan-alpha-glucosaminide N-acetyltransferase domain-containing protein, with translation MEPLASTKFQRVKEIDFGRGIAVFLMIFVHTLWMYADAVTQYESLFGHVIHTLGKGTSAFLVLMGMSLILAHSSLKDNLVRALLLLALGYFMNFLKFIVPISLFGTMPESFIEAYGWNSPLETWQYFYLLSTGDILQLAGISLLIIAVIKKYFDYGPVYFSLGLFIMLTSQWLRGLSSDISELQYLNRLLFSDHYQVYFPVFPWMSFILFGMFMGKIYVRMRNQLEQFYHYTFISAIILIVLGFILAYANYEYHIANFFHHGPGGTLYLMGITLLLYWVIYRLVRFVQDGPIIKGLEYLSKNVTSLYIIQWTLICWGMGIVGFQTLNAWQTLAMMPVMLCLTLLAQVAINQCKSTIKRLMSKPINHQQKSLKS, from the coding sequence ATGGAACCGCTAGCTAGTACGAAATTTCAGCGCGTCAAAGAAATCGATTTTGGGCGGGGTATTGCCGTCTTTCTAATGATCTTTGTGCATACCCTCTGGATGTATGCAGATGCAGTAACACAATATGAATCCTTATTTGGGCATGTTATACATACCCTGGGTAAAGGGACTTCTGCTTTCCTAGTACTTATGGGAATGTCACTTATTCTCGCTCACTCATCTCTTAAAGATAATCTCGTAAGAGCATTGCTCTTATTAGCTTTAGGTTACTTCATGAACTTTCTTAAGTTCATAGTACCTATTTCGCTATTTGGCACCATGCCAGAGAGTTTTATTGAAGCCTATGGCTGGAACAGCCCGCTTGAAACATGGCAGTACTTTTATTTATTAAGTACAGGAGACATCCTTCAGCTAGCGGGGATCAGTCTTCTAATAATTGCTGTTATAAAAAAGTACTTCGATTATGGGCCTGTGTATTTTTCCTTGGGCTTATTCATCATGCTTACCAGCCAATGGCTTCGAGGCCTATCATCAGATATCAGCGAACTACAATATTTGAATCGTTTGCTATTTAGTGATCACTACCAAGTGTATTTTCCTGTCTTCCCTTGGATGTCTTTCATTCTGTTTGGCATGTTTATGGGTAAGATATATGTTCGTATGAGAAATCAACTAGAGCAGTTTTATCATTACACTTTTATCAGCGCGATCATATTAATAGTTCTGGGATTCATCTTAGCCTACGCCAACTATGAATATCACATTGCCAATTTCTTTCATCACGGACCCGGCGGGACCCTTTATCTTATGGGTATCACGCTACTCTTATATTGGGTTATCTACCGCTTAGTAAGGTTTGTGCAAGATGGGCCTATCATCAAAGGGCTAGAATACCTCAGCAAAAACGTCACTAGTTTATATATTATTCAGTGGACATTGATTTGTTGGGGAATGGGGATTGTGGGTTTTCAAACCCTTAATGCGTGGCAAACACTCGCCATGATGCCTGTCATGCTTTGCCTTACTCTATTGGCACAGGTCGCAATCAACCAATGTAAGTCGACGATAAAGCGCCTGATGAGCAAGCCTATTAATCATCAGCAGAAATCACTTAAGTCATAA
- a CDS encoding Rho-binding antiterminator: MVTCAQHDYIEIACLYQISVCLELEHGEFVKGIALDTAYDQQKRHCILINTDEGDQWIPIDSLCAMHAMSKNPHFSEIYFQ; the protein is encoded by the coding sequence ATGGTGACCTGCGCCCAACATGACTACATTGAGATTGCTTGTCTATACCAAATCTCCGTATGCCTCGAATTGGAGCACGGTGAATTTGTAAAAGGTATAGCCTTAGATACGGCTTATGATCAACAAAAGCGACATTGCATACTGATCAACACTGACGAAGGCGATCAATGGATTCCTATTGACTCCCTTTGTGCCATGCATGCCATGAGCAAGAACCCTCATTTCAGCGAAATCTACTTCCAATAG
- a CDS encoding YebC/PmpR family DNA-binding transcriptional regulator, protein MGRAYQNRKESMAKTAAQKTKVYSKYGREIYVCAKKGSPDPDANLALRSLIDRAKKDQVPAHVIEKAIDKAQGGGGEDFDIARYEGFGPGGIMVIVECLTDNPNRTFGDVRNCFNKTKCKIGAQGSASHMFDHCAIFAFKGDDEEAVLEALMMEDVDVTDIELEDGMITVFAPQTEFNNARTALQNIFPDIEFEVEEIQFVPQTTQPIPEDDMPMYEKFMDMLEDLDDVQKVFHNGELPES, encoded by the coding sequence ATGGGTCGCGCTTATCAAAACCGCAAAGAGTCCATGGCCAAAACGGCCGCACAGAAAACCAAGGTTTACAGTAAATACGGCCGCGAAATCTATGTTTGCGCCAAAAAGGGTAGCCCAGATCCTGATGCCAACTTGGCCCTGCGTAGCCTGATAGATCGTGCAAAAAAAGATCAAGTTCCAGCGCATGTTATTGAGAAAGCCATCGATAAAGCTCAAGGCGGTGGTGGTGAAGACTTTGATATTGCGCGCTACGAGGGCTTTGGTCCTGGCGGCATTATGGTGATCGTTGAGTGCTTGACCGACAACCCAAATCGTACATTCGGTGACGTACGCAACTGCTTCAACAAAACCAAATGTAAAATCGGTGCTCAAGGCAGTGCTAGTCACATGTTTGACCATTGTGCGATTTTTGCCTTCAAGGGCGATGATGAAGAAGCTGTTTTAGAAGCTCTCATGATGGAAGACGTTGATGTCACAGATATTGAGTTAGAAGACGGTATGATTACCGTCTTCGCACCTCAAACGGAATTCAATAATGCCCGTACTGCACTACAAAATATCTTTCCGGATATAGAATTCGAAGTGGAAGAGATTCAATTTGTTCCGCAAACCACTCAGCCCATCCCTGAAGACGATATGCCTATGTATGAAAAATTCATGGATATGCTAGAAGACTTGGATGACGTTCAGAAAGTTTTCCACAACGGTGAGCTTCCGGAGTCTTAA
- a CDS encoding methyltransferase family protein, producing the protein MKRLELLIPPVPLTLIFALTMWLIHSYLSWASVLSLPVSISALFFAIGLFFIIPAVISFIENKTTVDPRVPEKSKTLVVSGLYRFTRNPMYLGMLCCLLSMASYQGNVISYGLCVVFVFYMNRFQISQEEAALSQQFGKDYEAYCHRVRRWI; encoded by the coding sequence ATGAAAAGGCTGGAATTACTCATCCCTCCCGTACCTTTAACCTTGATATTTGCCCTCACCATGTGGTTAATCCATTCTTATTTATCATGGGCATCGGTGCTGTCCTTACCCGTCAGTATTAGTGCTTTATTTTTTGCTATTGGGCTATTTTTTATCATTCCTGCAGTCATTAGTTTTATTGAGAACAAAACAACTGTAGACCCTCGGGTTCCAGAAAAAAGCAAAACCCTCGTCGTGTCCGGTTTATACCGCTTTACTCGCAATCCTATGTATTTAGGTATGCTGTGTTGCTTGTTGAGTATGGCAAGCTACCAAGGAAATGTAATTAGCTATGGGCTTTGCGTGGTATTTGTTTTCTATATGAATCGCTTTCAAATAAGTCAAGAAGAAGCTGCACTTAGCCAACAATTTGGTAAAGACTACGAAGCATATTGTCATCGTGTAAGACGCTGGATTTAA
- a CDS encoding DUF2164 domain-containing protein, which translates to MIELSKQQKAESVEKLKAYFRDEMDYDIGQFEAEFLLDFFAKDLGTYYYNQGLQDAAALIDNKLEDIQHSLMELEKPTV; encoded by the coding sequence ATGATCGAATTGTCAAAGCAGCAAAAAGCAGAGTCAGTAGAAAAACTAAAAGCCTATTTCCGAGATGAAATGGACTATGACATTGGACAGTTTGAAGCCGAATTCCTATTAGACTTTTTTGCCAAAGACTTAGGCACCTATTATTACAATCAAGGCTTACAAGATGCAGCAGCACTGATTGATAATAAACTTGAGGATATTCAACACAGTCTAATGGAACTAGAAAAACCCACCGTTTAA